A genomic segment from Geitlerinema sp. PCC 7407 encodes:
- a CDS encoding class I SAM-dependent methyltransferase, whose translation MTQAPMQILQETLQILPKEQAIEAYNFGAADYEAVMNYYWYIDRQPLIDSLQLQPGQKIIEAAVGTGLNLPAYPAGVHVTGVDLSEGMLAEARKKQVAADLTLKIADLTNLDLPDNAFDAAGSGFTLCVVTDPVRVMQEILRVTKPGSLIAILDYCMSRDPDIQKWQALIADGTSKFGFPTGKIKWNALMDYDELIYNSNLTLEVISDQRTDSPNPFLCSCQILVKNTKA comes from the coding sequence ATGACTCAAGCCCCCATGCAAATTCTTCAAGAAACACTGCAGATTCTGCCCAAAGAGCAAGCCATCGAGGCCTACAACTTTGGCGCAGCGGACTATGAAGCAGTGATGAACTACTACTGGTACATCGATCGCCAGCCCCTGATCGACTCGCTTCAGCTCCAGCCCGGCCAAAAAATCATCGAAGCCGCCGTCGGCACCGGCCTCAATCTGCCTGCCTACCCAGCGGGGGTCCACGTCACGGGCGTTGATTTGTCCGAAGGCATGCTGGCCGAAGCCCGCAAAAAGCAAGTCGCCGCCGACCTCACGCTCAAAATTGCTGACCTAACCAACCTGGACCTGCCCGACAACGCCTTCGATGCGGCAGGCTCAGGCTTCACGCTGTGCGTCGTCACCGACCCCGTCCGCGTGATGCAGGAGATCCTGCGCGTCACCAAGCCCGGCTCCCTCATCGCGATTTTGGATTACTGCATGTCCCGCGACCCAGACATCCAGAAGTGGCAGGCACTAATCGCCGACGGCACCTCCAAATTTGGCTTTCCCACCGGCAAAATCAAGTGGAACGCCCTCATGGACTACGACGAGCTGATCTACAACAGCAACTTGACCCTTGAGGTGATCAGCGACCAGCGCACCGACAGCCCCAACCCCTTCCTCTGTAGCTGTCAGATCCTGGTGAAAAACACCAAAGCCTAG
- a CDS encoding M1 family metallopeptidase produces the protein MSQLLFDDNNGYKSFELPGARPHYNPDRPGQVEHIFLDLVLDLPNRSYQGTCSIRLNPVRSNLESLTLDAVNLAIDAVKIGKTKQDFDYDGEQLHIRLSKPTQAGKPITLAIAYRVEQPQRGLYFVGPDKHYPHKPTQVWTQGEDEDSRFWFPCFDYPGQLATSEIRVRVPKPYQAISNGTLLSVQEDGDDKIFHWSQQEVHPTYLMTLAVGDFAEIRDEWNGKPVTYYVEKGREEDARRTMGKTPRMIEFFSEKYGYPYPYPKYAQVCVDDFIFGGMENTSTTLLTDRCLIDERAALDNRGSESLVAHELAHQWFGDLVVIKHWSHAWIKEGMASYSEVMWTDAEYGPEDAAYYRLNEARSYLAEDSSRYRRPIVTHVYREAIELYDRHLYEKGSCVYHMIRAELGDELFWRAIHTFVQDNAHRTVETVDLLRAIDKATGRNLLFLFDQYVFRGGHPDYKVAYSWDGDSKLAKITVTQTQAKDDDTSPQSGLFDLKLPIAFGFVKSSSRRKTPAQPTFQTFTVRVHEREQAFYFPLAEKPSFVSFDQGNHFLKTVQLEYGLPELKAQLQYDPDPISRIYAAEAIAKKGGLEAVKALSEALKSDPFWGVRAEVAHQLGEVKLDQAFEGLRAGLKDSEARVRRAVVEALGKIKTAESYKALKPLVEKGDPSYYVESAAAQAIGAIAAVNSDDDKPKAEKVIKLLKSVLKERAGWNETVRSGAIAGLSKLKTSEDALTVILEYTAPGVPQSLRLASIRALGTISSGQTKPNLERILQRLDELARETFFLTQVAVAVALGQMETPKAIGVLRSLADQTPDGRVRRLAEESIQRVQKTIGSDAAVKKMQEELDQLKKSNQELRSRLESLEAKANA, from the coding sequence ATGTCGCAGCTTTTGTTTGATGACAATAACGGTTACAAGTCCTTTGAGCTACCGGGCGCTCGGCCCCACTACAATCCCGATCGCCCCGGTCAGGTGGAGCACATTTTTTTGGATCTAGTCCTCGATCTGCCCAATCGCAGCTACCAAGGCACCTGCTCGATTCGCCTCAACCCCGTTCGCAGCAACCTGGAGTCTTTGACCCTGGACGCCGTTAATCTGGCGATCGACGCTGTGAAGATCGGCAAAACCAAGCAGGATTTTGACTACGACGGTGAGCAGCTGCACATCCGGCTCAGCAAGCCCACCCAGGCCGGCAAACCCATCACCCTGGCGATCGCCTATCGCGTGGAGCAGCCCCAGCGCGGCCTCTACTTCGTTGGCCCCGACAAGCACTATCCCCACAAGCCCACCCAGGTCTGGACCCAGGGCGAAGACGAAGACTCCCGCTTCTGGTTTCCCTGCTTCGACTATCCCGGCCAGCTCGCCACCTCCGAAATCCGGGTGCGCGTCCCCAAACCCTACCAGGCCATCTCCAACGGCACCTTACTGAGCGTCCAAGAAGACGGCGACGACAAGATTTTTCACTGGTCGCAGCAGGAGGTCCACCCCACCTATCTGATGACCCTGGCGGTGGGAGACTTCGCCGAAATCAGAGACGAATGGAACGGCAAGCCCGTCACCTACTACGTCGAGAAGGGCCGGGAAGAGGACGCGCGCCGGACCATGGGCAAAACGCCCCGCATGATCGAGTTTTTTAGCGAAAAGTACGGCTACCCCTATCCCTATCCCAAGTACGCCCAAGTCTGCGTCGATGACTTCATCTTCGGCGGCATGGAGAACACCTCCACTACCCTGCTGACCGATCGCTGCCTGATTGACGAGCGCGCCGCCCTCGACAACCGCGGCTCCGAAAGCCTGGTTGCCCACGAGCTCGCCCACCAGTGGTTTGGGGATCTGGTGGTGATCAAGCACTGGTCCCACGCCTGGATCAAAGAGGGCATGGCCTCCTACAGCGAGGTGATGTGGACCGATGCTGAGTACGGCCCCGAGGATGCGGCCTATTACCGGCTCAATGAAGCTCGCAGCTATCTGGCCGAGGACAGCTCCCGTTATCGTCGCCCCATCGTCACCCACGTGTATCGGGAGGCCATCGAGCTCTACGATCGCCACCTCTACGAAAAGGGCTCCTGCGTCTATCACATGATCCGCGCTGAGCTGGGAGATGAGCTGTTCTGGCGGGCCATTCACACCTTTGTCCAAGACAACGCTCACCGCACGGTGGAGACGGTGGACCTGCTGCGGGCGATCGACAAGGCCACTGGACGCAACCTGCTGTTCCTGTTTGATCAGTACGTGTTCCGGGGCGGCCATCCAGACTACAAGGTAGCCTATAGCTGGGACGGCGACAGCAAGCTGGCCAAGATCACGGTGACCCAAACCCAGGCCAAGGACGACGACACCAGCCCCCAGAGCGGCCTGTTTGATCTCAAGCTGCCGATCGCCTTTGGCTTTGTGAAGTCTTCGAGCCGTCGCAAAACCCCGGCCCAGCCGACCTTCCAGACCTTTACGGTGCGGGTGCACGAGCGCGAGCAGGCTTTCTACTTCCCCCTGGCGGAAAAACCCAGCTTTGTCAGCTTTGATCAGGGAAACCATTTCCTGAAGACGGTGCAGCTGGAGTATGGCCTGCCGGAGCTCAAGGCCCAGCTCCAGTATGACCCCGACCCGATTTCCCGCATTTATGCGGCGGAGGCGATCGCCAAGAAGGGCGGCCTGGAGGCGGTGAAGGCCCTGAGCGAGGCGCTGAAGTCCGATCCATTCTGGGGCGTGCGGGCGGAGGTGGCCCACCAGCTCGGCGAAGTGAAGCTGGATCAGGCCTTTGAGGGGCTGCGCGCAGGGCTCAAGGATAGCGAGGCGCGCGTGCGTCGGGCCGTCGTGGAGGCCCTGGGCAAGATCAAGACGGCGGAGAGCTACAAGGCACTCAAGCCTCTGGTCGAGAAGGGCGACCCCAGCTACTACGTGGAGTCGGCGGCGGCCCAGGCGATCGGGGCGATCGCCGCCGTCAACAGCGACGACGACAAGCCCAAGGCCGAAAAGGTCATCAAGCTGCTGAAGTCAGTGCTCAAGGAGCGGGCTGGCTGGAATGAAACTGTGCGATCGGGGGCGATCGCGGGCTTGAGCAAGCTCAAGACCTCCGAGGATGCCCTGACGGTGATCCTGGAGTACACGGCCCCTGGCGTACCCCAATCGCTGCGTCTTGCCTCCATTCGCGCCCTCGGCACCATCTCCAGCGGCCAAACCAAGCCGAACCTGGAGCGAATCTTGCAGCGCCTCGACGAGCTCGCTCGGGAGACCTTCTTCTTGACCCAGGTGGCCGTCGCCGTCGCCCTGGGCCAGATGGAAACCCCCAAGGCCATCGGCGTTCTGCGATCGCTGGCTGACCAGACCCCAGACGGCCGCGTGCGCCGCCTCGCCGAGGAGTCGATTCAGCGCGTGCAAAAGACCATCGGGTCCGACGCAGCGGTGAAGAAAATGCAAGAAGAGCTCGATCAGCTCAAGAAATCCAACCAAGAGCTGCGCAGCCGCCTAGAATCCCTCGAGGCCAAAGCCAACGCCTAA
- a CDS encoding manganese catalase family protein, producing the protein MFFHKKEAIHTVNVNEADPRFGQLLLEQFGGATGELSAALQYWVQSFHTENPGIRDMLQDIAVEEFGHLEMVGKMIEAHTKNVDQTDAFKSSLFAVRGMGPHFLDSQGNAWTANYLNEGGDVVRDLRADIAAEAGARQTYEQLIKLAPDEGSKQTLVHLLTREISHTKMFMEALNSLGKLDDPFFGNVQPDETVDIYYNLSSNGATDERGPWNSEPNFRYIADPVAEHAN; encoded by the coding sequence ATGTTTTTTCATAAAAAAGAAGCTATTCACACCGTCAACGTGAATGAAGCTGACCCCCGCTTCGGGCAGCTTCTGCTAGAGCAGTTTGGCGGCGCGACCGGAGAGCTCTCCGCTGCCCTCCAGTATTGGGTGCAGTCCTTTCATACCGAGAACCCCGGTATTCGGGACATGCTCCAAGACATCGCCGTCGAAGAATTTGGCCACCTAGAGATGGTCGGCAAAATGATCGAGGCTCACACCAAGAACGTTGATCAGACCGACGCCTTCAAGAGCAGCCTGTTTGCGGTGCGCGGCATGGGCCCCCACTTCCTCGACAGCCAGGGCAACGCCTGGACCGCCAACTACCTCAACGAAGGCGGCGACGTGGTGCGAGACCTGCGGGCAGACATCGCCGCTGAGGCGGGCGCTCGCCAAACCTACGAGCAGCTGATCAAGCTCGCGCCGGACGAGGGCAGCAAGCAGACCCTGGTGCACCTGCTCACCCGCGAGATCTCTCACACCAAGATGTTCATGGAAGCACTGAATTCTCTGGGCAAACTGGACGATCCGTTCTTCGGCAATGTCCAGCCCGACGAGACCGTGGACATCTACTACAATCTGTCCTCCAACGGCGCCACGGACGAGCGCGGCCCCTGGAACTCAGAGCCCAACTTCCGCTACATCGCCGACCCGGTGGCAGAGCACGCCAATTGA